From the Armatimonadota bacterium genome, one window contains:
- a CDS encoding ACT domain-containing protein produces the protein MRDYIVTVMARDRIGIVRDVSSAITGIDGNITYLSQTVVRGYFTLIISAQMPDERTQSEIRRAIERNGGVGEFAVNVRPYVEPVVCDTGPAEHFTLSMQGRDHKGIITRTTGYLADRNVNVDDFYCYVHEGILLMLAQVSVPAGIDIEDLQAGLENVGEEFGIVAHLQHENIFQATLNVRPVMDLQRQEV, from the coding sequence ATGCGCGACTACATCGTCACCGTGATGGCGCGGGACCGAATCGGGATCGTTCGTGACGTAAGCTCGGCAATTACCGGCATCGACGGCAACATCACCTACCTAAGCCAGACAGTTGTGCGCGGCTACTTCACTCTCATCATCTCAGCACAAATGCCCGATGAACGGACGCAATCGGAGATAAGGCGGGCTATAGAGCGTAACGGCGGAGTCGGCGAGTTTGCAGTCAACGTGAGGCCATATGTCGAGCCTGTTGTATGCGATACGGGCCCTGCTGAACATTTCACGCTCAGCATGCAGGGCAGAGACCACAAGGGTATTATCACTCGCACAACCGGCTATCTCGCCGACAGAAATGTGAACGTAGACGACTTCTACTGCTATGTGCACGAAGGTATTCTCCTCATGCTGGCGCAGGTTTCCGTACCTGCAGGTATCGATATTGAAGATTTACAGGCCGGATTAGAAAACGTAGGTGAGGAGTTTGGAATCGTTGCTCATCTCCAGCATGAGAACATATTCCAGGCCACATTGAACGTTCGGCCAGTAATGGATTTGCAGAGGCAGGAAGTATGA
- a CDS encoding IS110 family transposase: MSTLYVGLDLSLKNVAVAFKLDDTTEPVKRFSFPHNPLGVDLLIERINGVVSKLKIDKIEIGMEATGNLWTALVETLRSHPGLAGLDANVHNLNARQVAKFKKIYPDIPKTDPLDALMIAEFLRFRKPPKPLLIDEKYLALQKLTRHRFQLAQSVTSEKNRFLTNLFLKFSAFRQEKPFSDPFGATSSALLMEFLTVDEIAEASIEDLAAFLIEKSKNSFADPEQVANAVRNAARNSYRLNKCLSNPVNLVLAMTLENIRFFERQIDAVDKAIAKELAAFNSYATILLSVPGLGPVFTAGIIAEIQDVRRFDSDSALAKFASIVWKKNQSGEFDSDDTPMSRAGNKYLRYYLVEAANSLRTHNDEFARFYKTKYRESTTHHHKRACVLCARKLVRLIFNLLHKGVLYKTPDQRKEDRAENPSPKDMTQGELVRHITRRRQAKRAFRVHRD; encoded by the coding sequence ATGTCTACCCTTTATGTTGGCCTGGACCTTTCGCTCAAGAACGTCGCGGTGGCTTTCAAACTCGATGATACGACGGAACCGGTCAAACGGTTCAGCTTTCCTCACAATCCTCTCGGTGTTGATTTACTCATTGAGAGAATTAACGGAGTCGTCTCCAAGCTCAAAATAGATAAGATCGAAATTGGGATGGAGGCCACCGGAAATCTCTGGACGGCTCTTGTCGAAACACTGCGATCACATCCCGGACTTGCCGGTCTCGACGCCAATGTTCATAATCTCAATGCCCGGCAGGTCGCGAAGTTCAAGAAGATATATCCAGATATTCCGAAGACGGACCCTCTTGACGCTCTCATGATCGCCGAGTTTCTTCGTTTCAGAAAGCCTCCAAAGCCCCTGCTAATTGATGAGAAATATCTCGCTTTGCAAAAGCTCACCAGACATCGGTTTCAACTTGCACAATCAGTTACTTCCGAAAAGAACCGCTTCCTTACGAACCTGTTTCTCAAGTTTTCGGCGTTTCGACAAGAGAAACCGTTCTCGGACCCGTTTGGCGCGACTTCGAGCGCGCTGCTTATGGAGTTCCTCACAGTCGATGAAATTGCCGAAGCCTCAATTGAAGACCTTGCCGCGTTCCTAATCGAGAAGAGCAAAAACTCCTTTGCCGACCCCGAACAAGTCGCCAACGCGGTAAGAAATGCCGCGAGGAACTCATACCGACTCAACAAATGCCTTTCCAACCCGGTGAATCTTGTGCTTGCAATGACGCTGGAGAACATAAGGTTCTTTGAGCGCCAGATCGACGCCGTCGACAAAGCAATTGCGAAAGAGCTCGCTGCATTCAATAGCTATGCGACTATTCTCCTTTCGGTCCCCGGCCTGGGCCCCGTCTTTACAGCCGGAATCATTGCCGAAATCCAAGACGTCAGACGCTTTGACTCAGACTCCGCCCTTGCAAAGTTTGCGTCCATCGTCTGGAAAAAGAACCAGTCCGGCGAGTTCGACTCGGATGACACTCCTATGAGCCGTGCCGGAAACAAGTATCTCCGCTATTATCTGGTCGAGGCGGCAAACTCTCTGAGAACACATAACGACGAGTTTGCCCGATTCTACAAGACCAAATATCGCGAGTCGACCACCCACCACCACAAGAGAGCGTGTGTCTTATGTGCTCGCAAGCTTGTAAGGCTCATCTTCAATCTGCTGCATAAAGGTGTGCTCTACAAGACTCCCGACCAAAGAAAGGAGGACCGCGCCGAAAATCCGTCACCCAAAGACATGACCCAGGGTGAACTCGTGCGACATATCACCAGGCGTCGGCAAGCCAAAAGAGCGTTCCGAGTCCACAGGGATTAA
- a CDS encoding pyridoxamine 5'-phosphate oxidase family protein, with translation MNDQDIKSRAKALIDSAVNAVFMTIDSEGFPHPRTMWTAGVDDDFTIYFITGRSLLKIKQIEANPEVTAFWTKTEGNVIGWSYALIKGHASVSDDQALRDRFWSDMLKEYFPGGKTDPEYVVIVVKPKELMLMDSHKYPLDRITF, from the coding sequence ATGAATGATCAAGACATAAAGTCACGCGCAAAAGCGTTGATCGACTCGGCGGTTAATGCTGTTTTCATGACGATCGACAGCGAAGGATTTCCACACCCCAGGACTATGTGGACTGCGGGTGTGGATGATGATTTCACGATCTATTTCATCACGGGCCGCAGTCTTCTGAAGATCAAACAAATTGAGGCAAACCCGGAAGTCACCGCTTTCTGGACAAAGACCGAAGGCAATGTGATCGGGTGGAGCTATGCCCTTATAAAAGGCCATGCAAGTGTTTCTGACGACCAGGCTCTGAGAGACCGGTTCTGGAGCGATATGCTCAAAGAATACTTTCCCGGCGGGAAAACGGACCCGGAATATGTCGTGATCGTCGTAAAGCCCAAAGAACTCATGCTGATGGACTCGCACAAGTACCCGCTGGACCGCATTACATTTTAG
- a CDS encoding cation:proton antiporter: protein MKNFKTGRGTLIRLLVIAIVVLCLTSCIAHASSGHGDDASLELPRVLLALIVILVAAKIGGDVMVRIGQPAVLGELIFGIIVGNLYLIGFHSVEFIKTDMSVEILSEIGVMLLLFQVGLESDLNKMMKVGASSLVVATLGVIAPFFLGWGVASFFLPLESVYAHIFIGATLCATSVGITARVLRDLGRVQTPEARIILGAAVIDDVQGLVILAVISGIITAAATGAKMSSISILWIVLKAMLFLFGALFIGAKLAPRVFNIASRFKAEGLLLATALGICFGFAYLAAQIDLAPIVGAFAAGLIMDEIHWRDFTERGEHSVDELIAPIAGFLVPIFFVRMGANVDLRTFANPEVLVFAGVLTLAAILGKQVCGLGVLQKGLDRVSIGIGMIPRGEVGLIFASIGSKLVLDGMRVVNHATYSAVVIMVVLTTMITPPVLKWSIERRSRSQRAADESASMNK from the coding sequence ATGAAAAACTTCAAAACCGGCCGCGGCACTCTAATTCGTCTGCTTGTAATCGCAATAGTCGTATTATGTCTGACAAGCTGCATCGCTCACGCGTCGAGCGGCCATGGAGACGATGCAAGTCTTGAACTGCCTCGCGTGCTCCTTGCGCTGATCGTGATCTTAGTTGCCGCAAAAATCGGCGGCGATGTCATGGTCCGCATTGGCCAGCCGGCCGTCCTGGGCGAACTCATCTTCGGTATTATTGTAGGCAATCTCTACCTTATCGGTTTCCACAGTGTCGAGTTCATAAAAACCGACATGAGCGTTGAGATACTATCAGAAATTGGTGTGATGCTGCTTCTGTTTCAAGTGGGATTGGAATCCGACCTCAACAAGATGATGAAAGTCGGCGCATCATCACTGGTAGTGGCAACCCTCGGAGTCATTGCGCCTTTCTTTCTGGGATGGGGCGTAGCATCATTCTTTCTGCCGCTGGAAAGCGTTTATGCGCATATCTTCATAGGAGCCACACTCTGCGCAACCAGCGTCGGGATCACAGCCAGAGTGCTTAGAGACCTCGGACGCGTCCAGACACCTGAGGCTCGTATCATTCTTGGAGCCGCGGTTATTGACGATGTTCAGGGACTTGTAATACTGGCGGTCATAAGCGGGATCATAACTGCAGCAGCCACAGGCGCAAAAATGTCCAGCATCTCCATTTTGTGGATAGTGCTGAAAGCTATGCTGTTCCTCTTTGGCGCGCTCTTTATCGGAGCAAAACTTGCCCCACGCGTTTTCAATATTGCTTCGCGATTCAAAGCTGAAGGGCTGCTGCTGGCAACTGCGCTCGGAATCTGTTTCGGTTTCGCATACCTTGCCGCTCAGATAGACCTGGCTCCGATAGTCGGAGCTTTCGCTGCCGGTCTCATCATGGACGAAATCCACTGGCGGGACTTTACCGAGCGCGGTGAGCATTCTGTAGATGAGCTAATTGCGCCCATCGCCGGGTTCCTGGTGCCGATATTCTTCGTCAGGATGGGAGCCAACGTTGACCTGCGCACATTCGCAAATCCGGAAGTGCTTGTCTTTGCCGGGGTGCTTACGCTTGCTGCGATACTCGGCAAACAGGTCTGCGGACTGGGCGTCTTGCAAAAGGGGCTCGATAGGGTCTCGATAGGAATCGGGATGATTCCTCGAGGCGAAGTCGGTCTCATATTCGCATCGATAGGCAGCAAGCTGGTGCTGGATGGAATGCGAGTGGTCAATCATGCAACCTATTCGGCGGTTGTCATAATGGTTGTGCTTACGACAATGATAACCCCGCCGGTCCTAAAATGGAGCATTGAAAGAAGATCAAGAAGCCAACGTGCAGCAGACGAGTCCGCCTCCATGAATAAATAA